In Mustela erminea isolate mMusErm1 chromosome 7, mMusErm1.Pri, whole genome shotgun sequence, the genomic stretch cgttctCTGGGGAATCTGATTGGACCAAGAAGAAGGATCCTAAGATACTGGTGCTGGAGGCTCCCGAACCAGACTTCTGGTCAGAACACTCTGCAGTGGAAAACCTCAGCCCAAGCCCTTGCAGTTAGTGCCCCACTCTTAAATGTAAGCAGTGAAAGGAGCACTGTGCAGGGATCAGACCAAACAAggagcagcagatggagagaCACAGGCGACGCTGGGAGAAGAAGAATGCAAAACAGCTGCCACATCTTCTCAAGGGTGAGGGGAAAAGGATCGCAAACATGAAATAAAAGAGTATATTGTAAGAAATGAACACTCAGGaaatataaatgactttttaaaataaaaaaaaatagcagaaatgaaaattaaaagaaggtctggggggcctgggtggctacgttggttaagtgcctgccttctgctcctggggtcctgggatggagccccgagttcggctccctactcagtgaagAGTCCAcgtctcctgctccctctgcccctccctccactcgtgCGCAcgtgcttgctctcaaataaagaaaatcttaaaaaaaaaaaaaaagattgaggaagtatgctcccccctgagcagagagccctatgcggggctcgatcctaggaccctgggatcacgacctgagccgaaggcagaggccttaacccactgagccacccaggcatcccccccaaAAAGATTGAGAAGACGAGAAAATCAGAGGACCAGGAGGTCTGACATCTAACTCGTGTTTTCTGTTCTCCAGAAAGAGAATGCAGAATACAGAAGGGAGGGAATCATCATCACAGTGATAACCTCTAGTCCTGCCCCCAAATTCTAGAACAGACGCATACAAGTTTCTAGACTGTAAAGGTCAAACGGTCAACACAGTGGGCAAGCATAGAACTCAGAGTAGAAATGTGACATTTCCTGAACCAGGACAAAGTTCttcatttccagaaagaaattcCCAGTCACCTTCACGAAGAGCCGGGATTGGAATGGCTTCCGATTTAATAGGTGTAGGTGGATTCTAGAAGGCAGTGGGGAGCACTCGCACAGTCCTCAGGGAGAATTTTTTCCAGCCAAGCATTCTGTAAACCCTGGCACCCTGTGAATCAAGTGAGAACAAAAACAGTCAGATGTGCAAGGTTTCAAACACTTCCCATCCCCCCCTGCTTAGGAAGCTACTTGCAAGAAGTTTTCCAgtgagaaaagaggagaaatggaaGCCAGGCAGAGTGAGGTCTCCCGCTGGTGAGAAGTGAAGGGAGTCTCTAGGACGCCAAGGAGGGGAGACCGCAGGACGGCGTCTGCGCAGCAGGCACGGGGAGAGCCCGTGGGGATTGGAAGGCGCAGGACCGTCTCTGGGAAGACCGTGGAGAGAATGTCTCATGCTGGTGGACATCCTAAGAGGGGCCGTGGGTGGCAGAGGGCATGGCGTTAGTCTCGATGCCATATAAaactaagcaaacaaacaaaacagtcacTCTAGGGAAAAAGAACAACCAAATTATGCAGGAAAAGAAATCCTAACTTGGCACATTTCTCAGCTATGAATGAATAGTAATCTACGGAGTAAAGACTTCAAGGTAAATACTGAAGGTGGGCCCCACAGTGGAAGTCTGTGGGTAAGGTGACGGAAGCATCTGGAACAGGCTGTATGGGAAGTACATACTAAAGTAATTGGCTGGAAGGAATGAAACTAGTTGCCATAGAGAGTAGGACATGGGGGGAGGCGGGTgctggttggtttttgtttgtttttaattatgttgttGAGTTCTGCGGCTGGACAGTGAGTACATATAAAGCTGTAAGACCAATAAGAACAGAGACACTGGTTTATCATCTGGTTAACCTTTTTATTGATGGTTCAAATTTTTAGCTGCAGCAAAGAGCTGGTCCAGAATCCTGATTTGCAGAAGATGATAGCTAAGAAAAATGCTTTGATAGGCCTCTGAGAATTGCAGAATTGATGACCTGTGCTGGTCTGAgctgccttttctcttccctgtctAGATTATCCTCTTGACTTGAACCACAGTGAAACCTTCCTACAAACCACAACGTTTCTTCCTGAAGACTTCACCTACTTTGCAAACCATACCTGCCCCGAGAGGCTCCCTTCCATGAGTGAGTACAGTGCCCCCTGCTTTTCAGACTGAAGtgtctggtttgtttttgtttttttttttattaaaatgagagagagggtTCTCCATCTCTCAGGATGCCTCCCCTATGTGGAGAATAGAATGCCTCCCTGCCGTTGGAAACAGGAATTATAAAAGCTACTTGTGTCCTCACCCTTCTTCAGCCCTTCTGCAAGGTTGCCTGTGTTCCTAGTGTCATTTTCTACCATATTTCTCAGTCTTCCCTTTGCATGTATCCCCTCCTTGATGACTTGGGGCCTGTTAGGATGTCCTAGAGAAAGTACAGGCAACCAGCTTTATCTTTTAGTATAAATCCCGTGCTGATTATACCTGGTTTGGTAATACGGATGAACGTGACTTTCTTCAAGCGTTGGTTCAGAATTCTGTGGTCTTGTCCTTTTGTTCTTGCCGTCTCCTGTATAATCTCAAGCAACGGCAGTAAGTCCTTCTCTATTTTCGTGTGTTTGGGGTCTGGGCCGCATTACTTGGGATCACTGGGGCCCTGTGTCTGTGCTTGCCTCTGGAGCACGCAGAGAGGCTCCAAGTTCAGCCtcactctttcctccttcctctgagaAGTTCAGCGGCCATTCCACGGAGTCTTGATTCTTAACTCGCCGCTTTACGCAGCGCTAGTGATGAGCTGAGACGCAGGGAGTtgcaggcaggggaagggccTCCCATCTCCGTGGAGAACACAGTCAACTGGAAAAAAGCACTGACCCTCCCTAGAGAGTGAAACCCTGGTCATACAGGGAAAACGTGCTGTCACTCTCTGGcctcttaattctttttctccccccgcccccactctctgTTTAGAGGGCCCAATAGACATAAACATGAGCGAAATCTCAATGGATGACATCCATGAAATCTTCTCTAAAGACCCAGCCATCAAGCTTGGAGGTCACTGGAAGCCTTCAGATTGCATGCCTCGATGGAAGGTAGGGTGTGGGGCCATGCCCGAGGTGCTGGGAGGCCCGCCCGGCCTTGCCGGCCTTCCAAGCCACCGTGGGATTCAGACTCTGATAATTTGTAATTTGCACTCTATGACCTGTTGCAAAGTATCTGCACTTGATGGCAACACTTCAAAGGCATGGGTTTCCCTAAGAACACTGTAGCCCCAGAAACGTGCATCGTTCCTATGACTGTGCAGGACCCTTTTGTCTTTACAGGAATACTGGCTAAGTGAGGGGGAGGGTTGGTAGGTCTCTTGGGCCACATTGGTCAAAGTCATCTTCACAAATTTATTGCTTCGTGCCTTGTCTGGCATTGTTGGCTGTTGGTTTAGTGCAGCAAAGAGCGGTGCTCCCCAGCCCAACATTGACAATTGCTTAGTGGTTTTCTGCATGATGGTGGTCAGGGGGCCTCAGTGTGGACCGACCTGGCCCCTGACACTGGCCTGCGTCCATCCATTCTTGTAACAAGTATTTGTTCAGGTGTGGCTTCTGTGCCCGTCGTGCAGTGAGCAAGGCAGATCTGGACTAGACGGGCTTTTCCAGCCCATCACTGGGATGTAAGGTCAACTTAATGatcagcactttttaaaaatgtatatatataaaagacagaTACATGTCAGAGTGTACTGCGTGTTGTCAGGGGAGTACTGTCTTGCGGAGTCCATTTTAGTTGTGTGCTCGTATCTGTGGGCACGTGTGTGCGGGTCATGGTGTAGAACGAGTGTGTGCCTCTGGGTTGTGGTTAGAGTGACTGATTCAGCGGGCCGGCTGTGTTACGCAGTGTGGTGCGTGCTTATGCCCAAGGGTCCGCCTGCCGCCATAGCTCTCCATGGAGTGGAGGTGGCAGATAAGGCAACCTTCTAGAACGCCCCGGGAGCTAGCTGGTCACTAATTCTGTGGCAGGGTCCTGCCGCAAAGCCGATGTTGCGTGCGTTAACGGGACGGCCTGTTGTGCGGTGACCCTCTCCAGGTGGCGATCCTCATCCCTTTCCGCAACCGCCACGAGCACCTCCCGGTCCTGCTCAGGCACCTGATCCCCATGCTTCAGCGGCAGCGCCTGCGGTTCGCCTTCTACGTGGTCGAGCAGGTGAGTGGCCCGGCCTGCTCTTTCTGAGACAGCAGTTCAGGGTGGTTTCGGCCATTCGGCCTTGGCAGACAGAGCCGGTGAGACTGAACTCAGGACTGAGCCCCGCGGAGGTGAGAGGGAGCACAGAGCAGCTCCGGGCTTCTGGCTGGGGTGTTACTCGGCACCCGCAGACTTGAGGGAGTCCAGGATGGAACTTGGTTTACCCTCGAACAAAGGCCCCTTATAAGGTGGTTTAGCAAGAGGAGCTTGGGTGGTGTCTTGGGTCTCCAGACCCAGGAAATTCCCCTTCAGATAAGGAGCGGTGGGGAGAAATGGCCGtattgttctttcttccctttatgGGGCTGGATGCTCCTCCAAAGGCCTGAGAGGTCGAATGCCTGCTCTTACAACAGTCGTGGGAGAGAGGAGCCTGGGCCCGTTACCCTTCTTATTTCTAAGGAAATCGAGGCCAGATGTCAAGTGGCTTACAAGAGGCCGTGATGAGCTGCGGGCCAGGCCCCGCTCTGGCCGGGTGATCTGTCCCAGTTGGGTTCATGAAGCTCTCCTTCAGGCTGCGCTGAGGCAGTGAAGACGGTGCTCCACGAGtccttttaaaaagacagttttgCTGCTTTTAGGTTGGCACCCAGCCCTTTAATCGAGCCATGCTGTTCAATGTCGGTTTTCAAGAGGCAATGAAGGATCTGGACTGGGACTGTCTTATTTTTCATGACGTGGATCATATACCAGAAAGCGATCGGAACTACTATGGATGCGGGCAGATGCCCAGGCACTTTGCAACGAAGTTGGACAAGTATATGTATCTGTGAGTATCATTTCCTCCAGAAGAGGTTGACTCTAAAGGTGCTGCGAGGCGCAAAGATGGCGAAATCCTGTTAGCTCTGCCCCAGTGCGCGGTGGCTGGCGGGCGGACGAAGGAGATGGAACACAGCCCCGGCGCGGGGTACTGTCGGGCAGGTAAAAGGAATGGAGCCCTGCCCCACGGGGCCGGagggatggaccttgaaaacgcCGCTGTGTGAAAGAAGCTAGTTACCAGAAGCCACATGTTGCATGATTGTGTCCCGTGACTTGTCcggaataggcaaatccatagaaacagaaagaacagcGGTTGCATCGggttgtggggaggaggggaatgaGGATAATGGGTACAGGGCTTCTTTTGAAGGTGATGAAAGGTGTTAAAATGGATTGGTGTTCATGGTTGCACAACTCCacaaatattctaaaaacatGGAATTGCATgctttttaaatgggtgaatcaTTTGGAATGTACAGTTAtgtctcagtaaagctgttacgAAACAAATCAGTTAGAGTAAGATGCAGTTGGCCACAAAGGTCGATGTGTTTCAGCGCGAGGGAGCGTGGCAGGTGGTTGAGGGCGGTAGGCGCTGTGTCATACCGGAAGCAGTTCTCCAGTGCAGTGGTGGCCCTCCCCAGGGGAAGAATCCGTCCTTTGATTCCCAGATGACTCAGGCTGTATGTCTCCTTCTAGGCTTCCTTACACCGAGTTCTTTGGTGGAGTGAGCGGCTTAACAGTGGAACAGTTTCGGAAGATCAATGGCTTTCCGAACGCTTtctggggttggggtggagaaGATGACGACCTGTGGAACAGGTACTCCCCTCTTCCGGTTTCCAGGGCCTTCTAGAAATGCTGCCTTGGGCTCCCCAGACAGCACCACACAGATAGGATAGGGTGCAAGCCATGTAGGTAATGTGATGTGTTCTGGTAGTCacgtttaaaaaggttaaaaaaagaactttgagatgaaattcattttaacatattaataaaacatgCCAACAGGATATTTATCACACTATATCAAAAATAATATCCACCCAACATATAATCAGTATGAAATATTAATGAGATatacttcacatttattttttctcttactatACCTTTGAAATCTGGTACATATTTTACAGTCAAAGCACATTT encodes the following:
- the B4GALT5 gene encoding beta-1,4-galactosyltransferase 5, which codes for MRVRRGLLRLPRRSLLAALFFFSLSSSLLYFVYVAPGIVNTYLFMMQAQGILIRDNMRTIGAQVYEQVVRSAYAKRNSSVNDSDYPLDLNHSETFLQTTTFLPEDFTYFANHTCPERLPSMKGPIDINMSEISMDDIHEIFSKDPAIKLGGHWKPSDCMPRWKVAILIPFRNRHEHLPVLLRHLIPMLQRQRLRFAFYVVEQVGTQPFNRAMLFNVGFQEAMKDLDWDCLIFHDVDHIPESDRNYYGCGQMPRHFATKLDKYMYLLPYTEFFGGVSGLTVEQFRKINGFPNAFWGWGGEDDDLWNRVQNAGYSVSRPEGDTGKYKSIPHHHRGEVQFLGRYALLRKSKERQGLDGLNNLNYFANITYDALYKNITVNLTPELAQVTEY